A single genomic interval of Blastopirellula marina harbors:
- a CDS encoding DUF1588 domain-containing protein, with translation MNAFLHSNRLLSSLVLLVVAACAETASADEDALRERGRVIYKNLCIDCHGAQGEGVAGAYETPLVGDSSLGELAGQITKTMPEGDEEACIGEEAEAVAAYMHHAFYSEAARIRNRPPQITLARLTGNQLRQSLADLYGHFHGNTAYTDERGVKGIYFTGSRWKNENKKIERVDSTIDFDFGKESPGEGIDKEDFFIHWTGSILAEETGDYEIIVRSTVSFTMDFGKMGRELIDNHVQSGDKTEFREVVRLTAGRAYPFKIDYIQRKRKTEQPPASISVSWIPPHGTEQLIPKRNLIPWAVDPTFSLQTKLPPDDRSYGFERGISVDRQWDDSTTAAAIEFGHIATEELWPDYRRRHKNDSDDNRQRLKNFLTELVETAFRTQLPDELKELYIDRQVAACPDDGDAIKRVILMTIKSPRFLYPATDANDSPSQRAANRLALTFFDSIPSDKWLLEKVKKNQLQSEDQIREAAWRMVNDFRARGKTREMLHEWLNVGHIGDITKDDARYPGFDPQLVSDLRTSLDHFLDDIVWSDASDYRQLFLANWSYSTDHMAEFYGESWKPIAAEVTTEEERLPRGPGPQRMRKTGDDGKLRLGVLTHPYIMSGLAYTDASSPIHRGIFLIRYLLGRTLRPPNAAFSPLSADLHPDLSTRERVALQTSPEGCQVCHSRINALGFTLEHFDAVGRFREMDQKKPVDSSGGYIARDGQEVTFNNAQEVAHFLATSDDAHRAFVSRAFQHFVKQPVAAYGPEKLDELTRKFKESGFNIRSLLVEIAVISAMEPHSEKIAG, from the coding sequence ATGAATGCCTTCCTGCACTCAAATCGATTGCTATCTTCGCTTGTACTATTAGTCGTAGCCGCATGCGCTGAGACGGCTAGTGCAGACGAGGACGCTCTGCGCGAGAGGGGTAGGGTAATCTACAAAAACCTTTGTATCGATTGTCATGGTGCCCAAGGAGAAGGCGTTGCCGGAGCATATGAGACGCCTTTGGTGGGCGATTCCAGCTTGGGCGAGTTGGCCGGTCAAATTACTAAGACGATGCCCGAGGGCGATGAAGAGGCTTGTATTGGTGAGGAAGCCGAGGCGGTCGCGGCGTACATGCATCACGCCTTTTATAGCGAAGCGGCACGGATTCGAAATCGTCCTCCCCAGATTACCCTGGCACGGTTAACCGGAAATCAGCTTCGTCAAAGTTTGGCCGATCTCTATGGCCATTTCCATGGCAATACAGCTTACACCGATGAACGAGGCGTCAAAGGGATCTACTTCACCGGTTCGCGTTGGAAGAATGAGAACAAGAAGATCGAACGCGTCGATTCCACGATCGATTTCGACTTCGGTAAAGAAAGTCCCGGTGAAGGCATCGACAAAGAGGATTTCTTTATTCATTGGACCGGCAGCATTCTCGCCGAGGAAACAGGCGACTACGAAATCATTGTTCGTAGCACCGTTTCGTTCACGATGGACTTTGGCAAAATGGGACGCGAACTGATCGATAATCATGTTCAGTCTGGCGACAAGACCGAATTCCGCGAAGTCGTAAGATTAACCGCCGGACGAGCCTACCCATTCAAGATCGATTACATCCAACGAAAACGAAAGACGGAGCAGCCGCCTGCCAGCATTTCGGTTTCCTGGATTCCGCCGCACGGAACAGAGCAGTTGATTCCGAAGAGAAATCTCATTCCTTGGGCAGTCGATCCGACGTTCTCGCTGCAGACCAAATTGCCGCCCGACGACCGAAGCTACGGATTTGAGCGTGGCATCAGTGTCGATCGTCAGTGGGATGATTCTACGACCGCGGCCGCGATTGAATTCGGTCATATAGCGACGGAAGAGTTATGGCCTGATTATCGGCGACGTCACAAGAATGACTCTGATGACAATCGTCAGCGTCTCAAGAACTTTCTCACGGAACTCGTTGAGACAGCGTTTCGGACGCAACTGCCAGACGAGTTGAAAGAGCTTTACATTGACCGGCAGGTTGCGGCATGCCCTGACGATGGCGATGCGATCAAGCGTGTCATACTGATGACAATCAAGTCACCTCGATTCCTTTACCCGGCTACAGACGCAAATGATTCTCCATCGCAACGGGCAGCCAACCGTTTGGCTCTAACTTTCTTCGACTCGATCCCTTCCGATAAGTGGTTGCTTGAAAAAGTCAAAAAGAACCAACTACAAAGCGAAGATCAGATTCGCGAAGCCGCTTGGCGGATGGTCAATGACTTCCGCGCTCGTGGTAAGACACGCGAAATGCTTCATGAGTGGCTCAATGTGGGGCACATTGGCGATATCACAAAGGATGATGCCCGCTACCCTGGCTTTGATCCTCAGTTGGTGAGCGATCTGCGAACGTCGCTGGATCACTTCCTGGATGACATCGTTTGGAGCGATGCGAGCGATTACCGCCAGTTGTTCCTCGCTAATTGGTCGTATTCAACCGATCACATGGCTGAATTCTACGGTGAGTCTTGGAAGCCGATTGCGGCAGAAGTAACTACCGAAGAAGAAAGGCTTCCGCGTGGTCCTGGTCCGCAGCGAATGCGAAAGACGGGCGACGATGGGAAGCTTCGACTCGGTGTGCTGACGCATCCGTATATCATGAGCGGGCTGGCGTACACGGATGCCTCGTCGCCGATCCATCGCGGCATCTTTTTGATCCGTTATCTGTTAGGTCGCACGCTTCGTCCACCGAACGCGGCGTTCTCACCGCTGAGTGCCGATCTGCATCCCGATTTGTCGACCCGCGAGCGAGTTGCCCTGCAAACGAGTCCCGAAGGGTGCCAGGTTTGCCATTCCCGAATCAATGCGCTTGGCTTCACCCTCGAGCATTTCGATGCTGTAGGACGATTCCGTGAAATGGATCAAAAGAAACCGGTCGACAGCAGTGGAGGTTACATCGCTCGTGATGGCCAAGAAGTTACATTCAACAACGCGCAAGAAGTTGCCCATTTTCTGGCAACCAGTGACGACGCGCATCGTGCTTTTGTGTCACGCGCGTTCCAGCACTTTGTAAAACAGCCTGTGGCCGCTTACGGCCCTGAAAAGCTTGATGAACTGACTCGCAAGTTCAAAGAAAGCGGTTTTAATATTCGCTCGCTTCTAGTCGAGATCGCCGTGATCTCGGCCATGGAACCCCACTCCGAGAAGATCGCAGGATAA
- a CDS encoding FAD:protein FMN transferase has product MAKPLQRANSARKSIMRMITAASLLWLAVFLGCQNPPATPAIDTIRGETMGTTYNIRAVTKRELPNQLQNLQAEVDSLLAEVNRQMSTYDPQSELSRFNQAASDKWVPVSSELLTVIDDARQISDLTKGAFDVTVGPVVNLWKFGPDKERKNFPTDQEIANAKKLVGYQQVQTHYELLAVQKEQDGVYVDLSAIAKGYGVDVVFQLLKDRGLTDFMVEIGGEVRATGLKPDGEPWQIGIELPTEKAGDFDEIVGLHDKALATSGDYRNFFMHDGKRYSHTINPLTGRPVEHSLASVSVLHDRCEMADGWATAFLVLGPDAGYNLAEQQKLAAFFQIRKDDGKVESKSTTAWQQYQLD; this is encoded by the coding sequence GTGGCTAAGCCCCTTCAGCGAGCGAACTCGGCTCGCAAAAGTATCATGCGAATGATCACCGCGGCCAGCCTTTTGTGGCTGGCCGTTTTCCTTGGTTGCCAGAACCCCCCGGCCACGCCCGCCATCGATACGATTCGCGGCGAGACCATGGGGACCACGTACAACATTCGTGCGGTAACCAAACGCGAGTTGCCCAACCAACTGCAGAATCTTCAGGCCGAAGTTGACTCGTTGCTGGCCGAGGTCAACCGGCAAATGTCAACCTACGACCCACAGTCCGAGCTTTCTCGTTTCAATCAGGCCGCCTCCGACAAGTGGGTGCCGGTCTCCAGCGAACTGCTGACCGTCATCGATGACGCCCGTCAGATTAGTGATCTCACCAAAGGTGCGTTTGACGTGACGGTCGGACCGGTGGTGAATCTGTGGAAGTTCGGTCCCGACAAGGAGCGTAAGAACTTCCCAACTGATCAAGAAATCGCGAACGCGAAAAAGCTGGTCGGCTATCAGCAAGTCCAAACTCACTACGAATTGCTGGCCGTTCAAAAGGAGCAAGACGGCGTTTACGTCGACTTGTCAGCAATCGCCAAGGGATATGGAGTTGATGTTGTTTTTCAATTGCTGAAGGATCGTGGCCTGACCGACTTTATGGTCGAGATCGGCGGCGAAGTCCGAGCAACCGGGCTCAAGCCAGATGGTGAGCCGTGGCAGATTGGCATCGAGCTTCCCACCGAAAAGGCAGGCGACTTTGACGAGATCGTCGGCTTGCATGACAAGGCCTTAGCGACCTCAGGCGACTATCGCAACTTCTTTATGCATGACGGCAAGCGATATTCGCACACGATCAATCCTCTGACGGGGAGGCCGGTCGAACATAGTCTGGCCTCTGTCAGCGTGCTTCATGATCGTTGCGAAATGGCCGACGGCTGGGCCACTGCTTTCTTGGTCTTAGGCCCGGATGCGGGATATAATTTAGCAGAGCAACAGAAGCTGGCGGCCTTCTTCCAGATTCGCAAGGATGATGGAAAGGTCGAGTCGAAATCAACCACTGCTTGGCAGCAGTATCAACTGGATTAA
- a CDS encoding sulfatase produces MFRPAVLSVLCALFAISHVAADDRPNFVLIYADDLGWKDVGYQGSDFYETPVLDRFAKEGMVFSAAYACAGNCAPSRACLMSGQYTPRHHLYAVWSTERGPKNEMRLVPVPNSDGLSSDNFTVAEALKSAGYATGHFGKWHLSGKDGADPTEQGFDDSYDSFGNGELTEGTETNKKGPPEDPKGVFTLTDKACAFIEKNKDRPFFCYLPHHAIHTPLQGQPSSLEKFKQKEKGKYHKGNMYAACTYDLDESVGRLLKKLDELELTEKTIVIFTSDNGATPQSPQEPLRGNKGGYYEGGIREPMIIRWPGKVKPGSVCDVPVIQLDLYPTMLAAAGIPVPEGKVLDGESLLPLLTDEGSLKRSAIFWHFPGYLNTPVIRGRELDVRTGFRSRPVTVINRDHWKLHLFHEEWVLDGGKAKLPGNGAVELYNLRDDIGERHDLAASHPQKRDELLSELLDWHKHVGAIVPSQPHPDYAPAPEGSPSGQKKGKK; encoded by the coding sequence ATGTTTCGTCCTGCTGTCCTCTCAGTTCTGTGTGCTCTATTTGCTATTTCGCATGTGGCAGCAGATGATCGCCCCAACTTCGTCCTGATTTATGCGGACGATCTCGGCTGGAAAGATGTCGGTTATCAGGGGAGCGACTTCTACGAGACTCCAGTCCTCGATCGTTTTGCCAAGGAAGGAATGGTTTTCTCGGCGGCGTACGCATGTGCTGGGAACTGTGCACCGAGCCGGGCATGTTTGATGTCAGGGCAATACACGCCACGACACCATTTGTACGCCGTATGGAGCACTGAAAGAGGACCGAAGAATGAAATGCGGCTCGTTCCCGTTCCTAACAGCGATGGGCTGAGTTCCGATAATTTTACCGTGGCTGAGGCTCTAAAATCTGCCGGCTACGCCACGGGGCACTTTGGAAAGTGGCATCTCTCTGGCAAGGATGGCGCTGACCCAACCGAACAAGGCTTTGACGATTCCTACGATTCCTTTGGCAACGGCGAGCTTACTGAAGGGACCGAGACGAATAAGAAAGGTCCACCGGAAGATCCCAAAGGTGTCTTCACCCTAACCGACAAAGCATGTGCGTTTATTGAAAAGAATAAGGATCGTCCCTTCTTCTGCTACCTACCGCATCACGCAATACACACCCCGCTTCAAGGCCAGCCAAGCTCATTGGAGAAGTTTAAGCAGAAAGAGAAGGGCAAGTATCACAAAGGCAACATGTACGCCGCGTGTACCTATGATCTGGACGAAAGTGTCGGACGATTGCTCAAGAAACTAGACGAGTTGGAGCTTACCGAAAAAACGATTGTGATCTTCACCAGCGATAACGGCGCAACGCCCCAATCTCCGCAGGAGCCACTTCGCGGTAACAAAGGTGGCTACTACGAAGGGGGAATTCGTGAGCCGATGATCATCAGATGGCCCGGCAAGGTTAAGCCAGGTAGCGTTTGTGATGTTCCGGTGATTCAGCTCGATCTTTACCCTACGATGCTCGCTGCTGCGGGGATTCCTGTGCCAGAGGGTAAGGTGCTCGACGGCGAGAGTTTACTTCCGCTGCTGACCGATGAAGGTTCGTTAAAACGCTCTGCGATCTTTTGGCACTTCCCAGGCTATCTGAACACACCGGTGATTCGTGGGCGAGAGTTGGATGTTCGCACTGGGTTCCGTTCGCGTCCGGTTACCGTTATCAATCGGGATCACTGGAAGTTACATCTCTTTCATGAAGAGTGGGTCCTTGATGGGGGCAAAGCGAAGCTACCTGGGAACGGAGCCGTCGAACTTTACAATCTGCGAGACGACATTGGCGAACGTCACGACCTGGCTGCTTCACACCCTCAAAAGCGGGACGAACTGCTGAGCGAACTTCTCGATTGGCACAAGCATGTCGGGGCAATCGTCCCCAGCCAGCCTCATCCTGATTATGCTCCGGCCCCCGAGGGCAGTCCGTCTGGGCAGAAGAAGGGTAAGAAGTAG
- a CDS encoding alpha/beta hydrolase fold domain-containing protein, translating into MNRYARNFSLVGCLLLATSAFAQQGPSFDRFDRNNDGKIEKDELPVAAQRLFERLDADSDGSVTKQEFETFERRRAAMQRQRGNQDDGMVDGVKITRNIPYADPKINRQKLDIALPEKRASDEPLPVIVLIHGGGWQGGTHGPYLTRAIPLVRSGEFAAVSIGYRLTDVASWPTQIHDCQAGLRWVKANAEKYNWDPERIVVWGSSAGGHLVAMLGVSADAKEIDGKLGPHRDEDLKVAGVVDFFGPANMATMGDPPGFERHNSADSPESKLLGGAVKEVPEVAKSASPQSYVSAGDAPFLILHGTKDGTVPFQQSVDFHAALKKAGVDSTFVPVEGAGHGFAGAEVNDRVRDFLDKILLGKDVKVSSEPIQSAQRPQRNRQQGSPNRGEQD; encoded by the coding sequence ATGAATCGCTACGCGCGGAATTTCTCTCTTGTTGGTTGCCTTCTTCTGGCAACCTCGGCGTTCGCCCAACAGGGACCATCGTTCGATCGCTTCGATCGGAACAATGATGGCAAGATTGAAAAGGACGAACTGCCCGTTGCTGCCCAGCGTCTGTTTGAACGCCTCGATGCCGATTCGGACGGAAGCGTGACCAAACAGGAATTCGAGACATTTGAACGTCGCCGGGCAGCCATGCAACGACAACGCGGTAATCAGGATGACGGAATGGTCGATGGCGTAAAAATCACTCGCAATATTCCTTACGCCGATCCTAAGATCAATCGTCAGAAGTTAGATATCGCGTTGCCCGAGAAGCGTGCTTCGGACGAACCGTTACCTGTGATCGTGCTAATTCACGGCGGTGGATGGCAGGGAGGCACGCATGGTCCTTACTTGACCAGGGCGATTCCCTTAGTTCGTAGCGGAGAATTTGCTGCCGTTTCGATTGGTTATCGATTGACAGATGTCGCCAGTTGGCCAACCCAAATTCACGACTGCCAAGCTGGCCTGCGATGGGTGAAGGCAAACGCTGAGAAGTATAACTGGGACCCTGAAAGAATTGTCGTCTGGGGAAGTTCGGCCGGTGGGCACCTGGTGGCTATGCTTGGTGTGTCGGCGGATGCCAAAGAAATTGACGGTAAATTGGGACCACACAGGGATGAGGACCTAAAGGTCGCTGGCGTTGTCGACTTCTTCGGTCCTGCAAACATGGCGACCATGGGAGATCCTCCCGGCTTCGAGCGTCACAACTCCGCCGACTCGCCCGAGAGTAAGCTTCTCGGTGGGGCGGTGAAGGAAGTTCCCGAAGTTGCGAAATCGGCCTCGCCTCAATCGTATGTTTCCGCAGGGGACGCTCCGTTCTTGATCTTACACGGCACCAAAGACGGAACCGTTCCATTCCAGCAGTCGGTTGATTTCCATGCGGCTTTGAAGAAGGCAGGTGTCGACTCAACGTTCGTTCCGGTCGAAGGGGCAGGGCATGGCTTTGCGGGGGCGGAAGTGAACGATCGGGTCCGCGACTTTCTCGATAAGATCTTACTAGGCAAGGATGTCAAAGTTAGCTCCGAGCCTATTCAATCGGCTCAGCGACCGCAGCGAAATCGCCAGCAAGGTAGCCCCAACCGCGGGGAGCAAGATTAA
- a CDS encoding Hsp20/alpha crystallin family protein, producing MVRPQTQSESKSNPLANWHSEMDNLFESFFRPVRQSASGAWLPAMNISESENAYQIDLELPGLNAEDVNVELHDGKLTISGERKAEEQSDDRRYHRVEHVYGKFERVLKLGTPVDEENVTASFKNGVLMVSIPKSDHAKPRKIEVTNS from the coding sequence ATGGTACGTCCTCAAACACAATCCGAATCGAAGTCCAACCCTCTGGCGAATTGGCACAGTGAGATGGACAACCTCTTCGAGTCGTTCTTCCGTCCGGTCCGGCAAAGCGCATCTGGTGCATGGCTACCGGCAATGAACATCTCGGAATCGGAAAACGCTTACCAGATCGATTTAGAACTTCCTGGTCTCAACGCGGAAGATGTCAATGTCGAACTGCACGACGGTAAGCTCACTATTTCGGGCGAACGTAAGGCGGAAGAGCAATCCGATGATCGCCGCTATCATCGTGTGGAACATGTCTACGGCAAATTTGAACGCGTGTTGAAACTGGGAACGCCAGTCGACGAAGAAAACGTAACGGCCAGCTTCAAGAACGGCGTGCTGATGGTTTCGATCCCCAAGTCGGATCATGCCAAACCACGCAAGATTGAAGTGACCAATAGCTAA
- a CDS encoding dihydroxy-acid dehydratase, with product MDRPLNWNSRNLTQGWQRGVTAFYYGLHFQEEDFHKPQVGIGVPLLEGNLCNVHAYRLASLIKEGLAREGLIGFPFGTPAVSDNITQGQEGGNASLPSRNMIANAAECVTSAHGYDFLIGMHNCDKNGPGFAMALARLNYPGLIINGGSIKPGCHRGQDTSILDVYDSQAAANVGAMTHEEADEILRTACPGPGGCGIAASFNTWGIALEAMGLTPPFSSSNPADDPSKIAECQNIGPMVKHLLAEDIRPRDIVTRASMINATRAVAAMGGSTNGVLHLLALAREAEVDFHLQDIQKICRETPVLCSFAPRGKRTMFDLFKLGGTPILLKYLLQQGMLDGSCITVTGKTMAENLATVPDVSWDQDLIVPIDKPFKPYADMQICFGNLAPGGIVFKVSSMKEPTFRGKAICFDDARKIVEAVERDEIQPGTMIILRYLGPVASGMPEVLVATAALAVPKLDGKVAFISDTRVSGVSHGAIGVHCAPEAAVGGPIGLVEDGDEISFDLVDGNLTLHVDDAILAERRRNWTAPQLPRTRGYLADFSATVSQANHGCVSRAFLPVED from the coding sequence ATGGATCGACCACTCAACTGGAACAGTCGTAACTTAACCCAAGGCTGGCAGCGCGGAGTGACCGCGTTTTACTACGGACTGCATTTCCAGGAGGAAGACTTTCACAAGCCGCAAGTCGGAATCGGTGTGCCTCTGCTCGAGGGTAACCTGTGCAATGTTCATGCGTATCGCTTGGCTTCGCTTATCAAGGAAGGTTTGGCGAGAGAAGGACTGATTGGATTTCCTTTTGGTACACCTGCTGTCAGCGACAACATTACCCAGGGGCAGGAAGGTGGTAATGCCAGCTTGCCTTCGCGGAATATGATCGCCAATGCAGCCGAGTGCGTTACCAGTGCGCATGGTTATGACTTTCTGATCGGCATGCATAACTGCGATAAGAACGGACCTGGTTTCGCAATGGCCTTGGCTCGGTTGAATTATCCCGGACTGATCATCAACGGCGGTAGCATCAAGCCAGGCTGTCATCGAGGACAAGACACTTCGATCTTAGATGTCTACGATTCGCAAGCTGCTGCCAACGTGGGTGCGATGACACACGAAGAAGCTGACGAGATTCTGCGAACCGCTTGCCCTGGTCCGGGTGGCTGCGGAATCGCTGCTTCGTTTAACACTTGGGGAATTGCTCTGGAGGCGATGGGACTGACACCTCCGTTCTCAAGTTCAAATCCCGCTGATGACCCCTCGAAGATCGCGGAATGTCAGAACATTGGTCCGATGGTAAAGCATCTTCTCGCCGAGGACATTCGTCCCCGCGATATCGTGACTCGGGCATCGATGATCAATGCGACGCGGGCCGTGGCAGCGATGGGGGGGTCGACCAACGGGGTACTTCACCTCCTGGCATTAGCTCGCGAAGCGGAAGTCGACTTCCACCTGCAGGATATTCAAAAGATTTGCCGCGAGACGCCGGTGTTGTGCAGCTTTGCCCCCCGCGGCAAGCGAACCATGTTCGACCTGTTCAAGCTCGGCGGTACGCCCATCTTACTGAAGTATCTACTGCAGCAAGGGATGCTCGACGGAAGTTGTATCACGGTTACTGGCAAGACGATGGCTGAAAATCTTGCGACTGTGCCAGATGTTTCCTGGGATCAAGATTTGATTGTGCCGATCGATAAACCGTTCAAGCCCTATGCCGACATGCAGATCTGTTTCGGCAACTTGGCACCAGGCGGGATTGTCTTCAAAGTGTCGAGCATGAAGGAGCCAACCTTCCGTGGCAAAGCAATTTGCTTTGACGACGCCCGCAAGATTGTCGAAGCGGTCGAACGTGATGAAATTCAGCCAGGCACGATGATTATCTTGCGATATCTGGGACCGGTTGCTTCAGGGATGCCGGAAGTGTTGGTGGCGACAGCAGCGTTGGCGGTTCCGAAACTCGATGGCAAAGTCGCATTCATTTCCGACACACGTGTGTCTGGCGTTTCACATGGTGCGATCGGGGTTCACTGCGCTCCCGAGGCGGCGGTCGGCGGGCCAATCGGGCTCGTTGAAGATGGCGACGAAATCTCTTTCGATTTGGTTGACGGCAACTTGACGCTTCACGTGGATGATGCCATTCTCGCAGAGCGTCGGCGTAACTGGACGGCTCCCCAGTTGCCACGTACGAGGGGGTATTTGGCTGACTTTTCAGCAACCGTTTCACAAGCCAATCATGGCTGCGTCAGTCGAGCATTTCTTCCGGTCGAAGATTAG
- a CDS encoding DUF1552 domain-containing protein, translating to MRNQFSRREFLQKTGISLAAANLLMGLPSFGWSTETSPKKRLVFIFSPNGVIPDHFWPKNIGADFDFQRILKPLEPFRDQTMTIKGIGNLIKGDGDGHMRGMGCLLTGIELFPGDVQGGSDTPAGWAMGISVDQYLKNQLQANTDSQTRFGSLEFGVMVPDRADTWTRWSYAGPNQPVAPIDDPYQMFDKMYGQAKNREMLASVLDDLTDDFKKVEKLISVEDRQLLDSHVEMVRKVELELQTELAAKDQRAELDHAIPELPPNVREDNDNIPQITKMQIELMVNGFVADMNRVASLQITNSVGQPKMKWLGIDEGHHGLSHEPDSNEDAYEKLIKINTWYCEQVAYLAKRLAETPEPGANGSMLDHTTIVWTNELGKGNSHTHNDIPFVLVGNALGFKMGQALDYKKVPHNRLLMNICEAMGYPLKSFGNPDYCGDGALTGLT from the coding sequence ATGCGCAACCAATTCTCACGACGTGAGTTCTTGCAAAAGACCGGAATCAGCCTCGCTGCGGCGAACTTGCTGATGGGCCTGCCTAGCTTTGGTTGGTCGACCGAGACGTCACCGAAGAAGCGTCTGGTCTTCATCTTCAGTCCCAACGGCGTGATTCCTGATCACTTCTGGCCGAAAAACATTGGCGCTGACTTCGATTTCCAACGTATCCTAAAGCCGCTCGAGCCGTTCCGTGATCAAACGATGACGATTAAAGGCATCGGTAACTTGATCAAAGGTGACGGCGATGGGCACATGCGAGGTATGGGCTGCTTGTTGACCGGGATCGAGTTGTTCCCGGGCGACGTTCAAGGTGGCTCCGATACGCCAGCTGGTTGGGCGATGGGGATCTCGGTCGATCAATACTTGAAGAATCAGCTACAGGCCAACACCGACAGCCAAACTCGGTTTGGTTCGTTGGAATTTGGCGTGATGGTGCCTGATCGTGCGGATACCTGGACGCGTTGGTCGTACGCCGGTCCTAATCAGCCAGTCGCGCCAATCGACGATCCTTATCAGATGTTCGACAAGATGTACGGCCAGGCGAAGAACCGCGAGATGCTGGCTAGCGTTCTCGACGACCTAACGGACGACTTCAAGAAGGTCGAAAAGCTGATAAGTGTCGAAGATCGACAACTTCTCGATTCGCATGTGGAAATGGTGCGAAAGGTTGAACTCGAACTACAGACGGAACTAGCCGCCAAGGATCAGCGAGCCGAGCTTGATCACGCAATTCCTGAACTGCCTCCCAACGTTCGTGAGGATAACGACAACATTCCGCAGATCACCAAGATGCAGATCGAGCTGATGGTCAACGGTTTCGTCGCGGACATGAATCGTGTTGCCTCGCTGCAAATTACGAACAGTGTTGGTCAGCCGAAGATGAAGTGGCTGGGGATCGACGAAGGGCATCATGGCCTATCTCATGAGCCTGACAGCAACGAAGATGCTTATGAGAAGCTGATTAAGATCAACACCTGGTACTGTGAGCAGGTGGCTTACCTGGCGAAACGCCTAGCCGAAACTCCCGAGCCGGGGGCCAACGGCAGCATGCTCGATCACACCACGATCGTCTGGACCAACGAACTGGGTAAGGGGAACTCGCATACTCACAACGACATCCCATTTGTTCTGGTCGGAAATGCGTTGGGCTTCAAGATGGGCCAGGCGCTCGACTATAAGAAGGTCCCTCACAATCGCTTGCTGATGAACATCTGCGAAGCGATGGGCTATCCGCTGAAGTCATTCGGTAACCCAGATTACTGTGGCGATGGAGCACTGACCGGCTTAACTTAA
- a CDS encoding DUF1559 domain-containing protein → MSTKSSRSGFTLVELLVVIAIIGILIALLLPAVQQAREAARRMSCSNQVKQIGLAMHNFHDTFGRFPYAMRDAIDADSTTTYESGWIEILPFLEQDAVARRWDPEETRSSTVDNDGDGWTNALLQQEIIPTYLCPSMVMPSGELAENRAPSSYQFCSGTPDTSLLHYATYYGLDEPTYDGAIIPTLVKKTDSPNHRAPTKFRDITDGTSNTFMVGETDFMPQGVPSTSYGAVWAYAYLYGWGSTYHPLNNHANTSNVYGAYRSQHPGGAMFGNVDGSVKFVAETIDQTVYNAIGTRAGSEVAKLP, encoded by the coding sequence ATGTCGACGAAGTCGTCTCGCTCTGGTTTTACGTTGGTTGAACTGCTGGTGGTGATCGCCATCATCGGAATTCTGATTGCCCTTCTACTACCCGCCGTCCAGCAAGCCCGAGAAGCGGCTCGTCGGATGAGCTGTTCAAATCAGGTCAAACAAATTGGTTTGGCCATGCATAATTTCCACGATACTTTCGGCCGTTTTCCATACGCGATGCGGGACGCGATCGACGCTGATAGCACTACGACATACGAAAGTGGCTGGATCGAGATCCTTCCATTCCTCGAACAGGATGCCGTAGCACGTCGTTGGGATCCCGAAGAAACGCGAAGCAGCACCGTCGATAATGATGGAGATGGCTGGACCAACGCATTACTCCAGCAGGAGATCATCCCAACTTATCTCTGTCCAAGTATGGTGATGCCCAGCGGCGAACTTGCAGAGAACCGGGCCCCAAGTAGCTACCAGTTCTGCTCAGGCACGCCAGATACTTCGCTCCTTCATTATGCCACCTACTACGGCCTGGACGAACCAACCTACGACGGGGCAATAATTCCAACGCTTGTGAAGAAAACGGACAGTCCGAATCATCGCGCTCCTACCAAGTTCCGCGATATCACGGACGGTACCTCGAATACATTTATGGTTGGTGAAACCGATTTCATGCCACAAGGTGTTCCGTCGACTAGCTATGGTGCGGTTTGGGCTTATGCCTATCTATATGGTTGGGGCTCCACCTATCACCCTCTGAACAATCACGCAAATACATCGAATGTTTACGGTGCGTACCGTAGCCAACATCCTGGCGGTGCCATGTTTGGCAACGTTGACGGCTCAGTGAAGTTTGTTGCGGAAACGATTGACCAAACCGTTTACAACGCGATTGGAACGCGAGCGGGCAGCGAAGTCGCTAAGCTTCCGTAA